TGTATGATGTTATTCTATCTTCAAAATTTTTAGCTAATGGGTCTGCTATTTGTTTAAAATTAGAATACACTCCATTAGAGATAAATGGTTGCCCCCAATATTGTATAGATAAATTAGGATTTATAGTGTAATTTAAACGTAAAGACATACTTAGCGTTTCTTGTCTTACTGTTCCGTTAATGTATTTAGTACTGCCTTCATGAACAATATTGTCTACAAACTGTAATTGGTCTTTATTGGTGCCGTAACTAGGATAAGCAGAAATGCTTAGGGCGTTAATTGGTTGGTATTTTAAGCCAAATTCAATATCATAATTCTTATAGGAATTATCCGTCCCTTTTGTTCCAGATTGAAAAATACTGAATTGTAATTTTTTTCTGCCATCAGATTCTATCCCATTAGAAAAACTTATTTCTGATGATTTTCTTAGTCTTGGTCCACCTCTTAAAGCAAAATTATCATATTGCGTAGGTGTATAATTGAAGCTTGCATTGGAGAACCAGTTATTTTTCCAGTTTTGCCAACTATTGGTATTAAACCGTAAGTTATTGTGGTTGCCGCCAAAATCCCATACACTCCAGTGGTTGTAATTTATACCTACTTTTCTAAAAGTATTGTCTGGTTTTAGTGTTTGGTACCCTACCCAGGTATACAGTCTTATATCGTCTGCTTGTCTTTGAAACCCTAGGTCGTTAAGTTCCAACTCAGGAGAACGCCATGTAGCCCCCGTTTCAAACTTCCAATGGCCATTGCCCACTTTTCCTAGTTGCATATTACCACCCGTTCCTGTTAATGCAGTTGCATCTTCATCTACAGTTAAATAACTCGTAGCTGCACGTTGAAATAGATGTGTTATAGACTCTTGTGTGCGTGTTATAGCTTCTTTGCTCCCAGTAACGTGACTAAAAAGTATATTGCCAGCAACATACCAATCACGATCATTCCATTGGTGTTTAAAATCAAAACCTCCAGTGTAGGCTGCCTCATGAAGAAAATTTAAATTATCGGGTAAGTTGTTTCTATTTGTTGCCGTAAACATACCGCCAACAAAGGTATTTCTCTTGTTAAAATCTTTCTGTAATCTACCTACAAAATAGTTGGTTAATGGTTCTACAAGTTCTTTTCTACGATCTCCCGCATTATCAATAATGGCATATTTTTTAGCGGTTACACTTTCTAAAACGCCAATAGACCATCCGTCTTTTGTTTTTCCGCTAAACTTAGCGGCACCTATAATTTCAGTGTTTTCTGGGTGATTTACGAACTCCCCATCCAATGTATTAGGATATCCTTGCGGACTTCTTCCTATGCGTCTGGAATAAAATACGTTATCAGAGCCAAAGGTATTTCCTGCTTCTGATCGCGATACACGGTAATCGAAAATATTTTTGTTTTCTACAAAAAACGGACGCTGTTCTTCAAAGAATATCTGAAAACCATCTAAGGCAATTGCAGAAGGATCTGCTTCTACCTGTCCAAAATCAGGATTAATGGTTAAGTCTAACGTAAGATCATTCGTAATACCAATTTTCGCATCTAACCCACCTGTAAATTTGGTGTCCTTACCTTTTTTAAATGGGTTGTCAGGCTCTGCTTCATAGGTTTCAAATTTGGCTATTGTATACGGTTGAATTTCTAACTGTTTTTGAGGTTCAATATTTAATAACCCTTTTAAGATACCAAACTCACTGGTCCATCCAGGAGTGTCTTGTGGTACTCTTTGCCATATAGAACGCTCTTCTTCTCTAAAGAGCTTTCTCATTAATTGTAAACCCCATTCTTGCTCCTCCGATTTGCCAAACTTTAATTGAC
This genomic stretch from Cellulophaga algicola DSM 14237 harbors:
- a CDS encoding DUF5916 domain-containing protein; amino-acid sequence: MRATILSIILIVFAHLQTKAQDSTSVVPKRVYTTKALADDHTLTIDGVIDEVAWNTVTWDSEFIEQQPDENTAPNHQTKFKIVYDKNYIYVAIRCLDNESDKIVKRLSRRDGFEGDWVGIFFDSYNDKRTSFNFIVTAAGVKGDEFSSNNGNDSDESWNPIWYTKTSIDLEGWSAEMKIPLSQLKFGKSEEQEWGLQLMRKLFREEERSIWQRVPQDTPGWTSEFGILKGLLNIEPQKQLEIQPYTIAKFETYEAEPDNPFKKGKDTKFTGGLDAKIGITNDLTLDLTINPDFGQVEADPSAIALDGFQIFFEEQRPFFVENKNIFDYRVSRSEAGNTFGSDNVFYSRRIGRSPQGYPNTLDGEFVNHPENTEIIGAAKFSGKTKDGWSIGVLESVTAKKYAIIDNAGDRRKELVEPLTNYFVGRLQKDFNKRNTFVGGMFTATNRNNLPDNLNFLHEAAYTGGFDFKHQWNDRDWYVAGNILFSHVTGSKEAITRTQESITHLFQRAATSYLTVDEDATALTGTGGNMQLGKVGNGHWKFETGATWRSPELELNDLGFQRQADDIRLYTWVGYQTLKPDNTFRKVGINYNHWSVWDFGGNHNNLRFNTNSWQNWKNNWFSNASFNYTPTQYDNFALRGGPRLRKSSEISFSNGIESDGRKKLQFSIFQSGTKGTDNSYKNYDIEFGLKYQPINALSISAYPSYGTNKDQLQFVDNIVHEGSTKYINGTVRQETLSMSLRLNYTINPNLSIQYWGQPFISNGVYSNFKQIADPLAKNFEDRITSYTPNQVSFTDSSYSIDEDMDGSPDYSFDNPDFSFTQFRSNLVVRWEYKPGSEIFLVWSQDLSSSGNPNDGLFATLDENLFGNLQPKNIFLLKATYRFVF